The DNA region TCTCGTGCCCAAGTCTTAGCGATTTCAGTCGCTCTTGCTTTGGTTGAATTTGATCCCCTGCAGGAGTGTTCTGTTCGATTAAACTTCCAGAGCCTAGAGCAATCGGAAAGGCTGGTAAACCTTGACTAATACACGTAGTTCGGTTCCGTCAATCAGACCTATTGAAAGTTGTGCGGCAAACAGCTCTTAGCGCTTGTCGATACTGCGGTAGTCTCCACGCGTATAGGAACGGATTTACAGCGCAGCTAACGCACAACATCGACATTGATAGAGCTCTTGTTATTTCAAAAGCTAGCCCATCACACACATTGCTTTGTTCCTCGAGACACTGCTCCTTCAAGTTAGTAACAATTAGGTAGGGCATAATTGATATAAACAGCACGATCGTGATCAGGATGATTGTCAAAACGATCTTTTTTTCCAGACCGATGTTCCGAGCAAAAACGCGCGATCTTCCTCCATTGTCTTGTTGCAGAAACGTGACGTTTCTTGAATATCGGCGGAATTCAATGTAAGTCGCTGCGTTGACAACGCAAAGTATTGTCAGTGGAGCCGTAGACTGAAGATGAAGATCCACTATATGGAATATTTCCTCTGATGTACTTATTGAGTGCCATGCTTCAAACAGCCCACAAAAGAGCCATATCAAAATGTCACATATGACGACCTTTCGAACTGTTATAAGCGTCCTATACTTCCAAATAAGCTTTATAGCCAGAAATCTATCCACTGATAACGCCACGACCgttgaaattgatattttggtGCTAATATGAGAAGAAATAGTAGAAATCTTGTGTAGGCTAGGTAAATTAACTCGACATGGATGGCAAAGCATGTATGTTGAGTACAAAGGCTGCACGAAACTTCCTCCAAGTAAATCACTTAGCGAGAGGCTTGCCACGAGGAAAGTTGTAGGGCGCACTCGGAAATACATGTACGGATCTTTGAAAAGAGTCCATAGAAGAACACTGTTTGTTGCGAATGAAACGAAGCCAAGCAAAGCGCTACAAATTCCTGCCAAAAGCGCGACTGATGCTGTTGGAATTCCTTCAAAATGTCCGTGTTCATCTTGATGTGATTGAGCAGTCTCGTTCATGATTAACACCAACGGACACTGCTCAAGCTTTTATGTAGAAACTCTTGATTTGATGATTAATATGGCTGAGGATGACTAATGAATCGCCTTGTCACATGAGAGGCAAATTGTTTTGAAGCTGGCTAGTATTTCTTAACTTGCGACACCTTTCCTGAAAGCTAAACTTGAATATCTAATTTGATCGCGCAACACCAAGAACAGTTTTACCGATGCAATTTTTCCTACATCCGGTGAAACAGAGCTGAAAATCCGTCTCTCCTGTTCCTATTGTGAACAATGTACGTTAGTTACTTGGTAAGTGCACGAATTGATGAGGGTTCTATTACAACAATGGTCGGTCTTGACATCCTCCTGATGAATATGACATCGTTTGCATTAAATATTTGGATAAAATTCTGTTACCAGGATAAAAATTGACAGTCATTgaaaaactttcttgaattaCTTGAAGAAGAAACTCGTTTAAATTCGAGTCATTTTACTTAAGGGATGTGATCACTAAAGCTCCATTGTCCTATCGAGTGTCCGTTGCGAAGCTGATGACTATCAAAACATTTGCCAacagaaaacataaaaacagCCGAGATGgtaaaaggaaataaacactACAATATTCATCCTAGGGCAGAgcttaaatcaatttttaattataatctTGGACTAAAAGGATCGAAAAACTTTCGTAAACGGGCGCGCCACAGTAGTTTTATGAACTACTCTCCTAAAACTCAACCTAAAAACAGATTTCGGTACGAGACTACGATATGGCTCTTTCTAAGTCGGTGCGTTTTAAAAACTGACCCAAAAAAGCCAATTCATCTGACATAAcctttttaatatttatgaCACATTCACTTATCTATGTCAATGTTTTTCAATACAGCTTTTTTGGAGGATGGTGAGGTTAACTCTCAAAAAAAGACACAACATTCCATACTATTAACTTTCTTGGCTGTGAACTGCGAAAATCTCCTTCAAATCGTCCTTTATTTGCTAAATATAAGATTATCTGCGGATTTGTTTCCTCATTTTGCATCATCACAAAATCACTCAGAATTGATCTCCAATAGCAAACAATTGAGTAGAATCTAAAGTTTACAGCAGGCGTTCATTAGCGTTTAAAATATCCTATATAAAAcctttattattttcattgaccAAGCTAAAATAGCTGAAAAAGTGGAAATATTAACCAAACACATGGATACTATTCAATCAACGAtggaaggaagaaaataaatataactttcGACATAACTTGTGAGAGGTTTTTGT from Pocillopora verrucosa isolate sample1 chromosome 1, ASM3666991v2, whole genome shotgun sequence includes:
- the LOC131784068 gene encoding adrenocorticotropic hormone receptor-like, whose protein sequence is MNETAQSHQDEHGHFEGIPTASVALLAGICSALLGFVSFATNSVLLWTLFKDPYMYFRVRPTTFLVASLSLSDLLGGSFVQPLYSTYMLCHPCRVNLPSLHKISTISSHISTKISISTVVALSVDRFLAIKLIWKYRTLITVRKVVICDILIWLFCGLFEAWHSISTSEEIFHIVDLHLQSTAPLTILCVVNAATYIEFRRYSRNVTFLQQDNGGRSRVFARNIGLEKKIVLTIILITIVLFISIMPYLIVTNLKEQCLEEQSNVCDGLAFEITRALSMSMLCVSCAVNPFLYAWRLPQYRQALRAVCRTTFNRSD